The following is a genomic window from Amycolatopsis acidiphila.
ACTGCACGACGACGCCGAAGAACTCGTCCGGCAGGCCGGTCTGCAGGTCCCGTACCTCGACCTCGATGCCGACGGCCTCGGCGCGGGTCCGCACGACGGCGATGGTCTGAGGCAGGCATTCGGCGTCCAGGACGACGCGGGAGGACTTGGCCTTCGACTGGCGGCGCATCAACATGACGGCCTCGGCGACGGCGGTCGACTCGTCGAGCAGCGAGGCGTTGGCCGTGTCGAGGCCGGTGAGGGTGGAGACCATGGTCTGGAAGTTGAGGAGCGCTTCGAGGCGGCCCTGCGAGATCTCCGGCTGGTAGGGCGTGTACGCCGTGTACCAGGCCGGGCTCTCCAGCACGTTGCGGCGGATGACCGGCGGGGTGATCGTGTCGCTGAAGCCGAGGCCGATCATCTGCGTCATGGGCCGGTTCTTCGCGGCGAGGGCGCGGAGCTCGGCGGTCGCTTCCTGCTCGCCGGCGGGCGGCAGGAGGTCCAGCTCACGGGAGTTGCGGATCGCGGCGGGGACGGCGGCCTCGACCAGGGCGTCCAGGCTCCCGTACCCGCATTCGGCGAGCATCTTGGCCTGCTCGTGCTCGGATGGACCGATATGACGATCGGCGAAGGTGGACATCGGGAGCTCCTCATTCAGCGGCTGCGGGAACTCCCCCTCTGTCATTGGCACCTGAGAGTTTCACCGCGGGCGCGGCTTTCACCTTGGGTGAGACGCGACGTCGCGCCTGCTTTCCAGAGTGGCCTGGCCCGAGCGGTAACTGGTACCTGAGAGATTGGCGGGGAAGTTGCTCCTTCGGTGCCCCGTTTCCACGGGGGCTCTCCCGCTCCGGCTCATATCGGCCGATGTTCAGTTGTGTGTGTTCCGCGTCAGTCTACAGCCGGGCGACGCCCGTGGCAGTCATGCGGCCCCCTTGATCAGGGGTGTCGGCGGGGCACGGCGATCCGACAACACCCAACCCCCACCCCATGGCGATCCGGCACCGCCCGACCACCGCGCGAAGGCGAACCCGGCAACGGCAGCCGAAATGCCCGCGCCCAGCCCGCTCCCTTACCCCGATCCCCGCGTCCTCCAGCGGTCGGCACGCCGGGTCAAGGCATCTTTCCCGCCTTGACCCGGCGTGCCGACCGTTGAACACTCCGCGATCGGGGTGGGACGGGCGTACCCCAACCACCCGCGCCCAGCCCGCCGCGCTACGCGCGCCAGGCCGCGCCCCCGCACCCCACCCCTAAATCGGCGTCACATACGCGCCGCTGATGCCGCCGTCCACCAGGAACTGCGCGGCGGTGATGAAGGACGCGTCATCGCTCGCCAGGAAGGCCACCGCCGCCGCGATCTCCGTCGGGTCGGCGAAGCGGCCCATCGGGACGTGCACCAGCCGGCGCGCCGCGCGCTCCGGGTCCTTCGCGAACAGCTCCTGCAGCAGCGGCGTGTTGACCGGACCCGGGCACAGCGCGTTCACCCGGATGCCCTCCCGCGCGAACTGCACGCCCAGCTCACGCGTCATCGACAGCACGCCGCCCTTCGACGCGGTGTACGAGATCTGCGAGGTCGCCGCGCCCATCACCGCCACGAACGACGCCGTGTTCACGATCGAGCCCTTGCCCTGGCGCTGCATGTGCGGGATCGCGTACTTGCAGCACAGGTACACCGAGGTCAGGTTGACCTCCTGCACCTTCTTCCACGCGTCGAGCCCGGTGGTCAGGATCGAGTCGTCCTCCGGCGGGGAGATCCCGGCGTTGTTGAACGCGACGTCGACCGAGCCGAACCTGTCCACAGTGGTCCGGAACAGCGCCTCGACCTGGGACTCGCTGGTGACGTCGGCCGCGACGAACTCGCCGTCCACCTCGTCCGCGGCGGCCTTGCCGCTCGCCGCGTCCACGTCCGCGATGACGATCTTCGCGCCCTCGCCCGCCAGGCGCCGGGCCGTGGCCAGCCCGATCCCGCTCCCGCCGCCGGTGATCACGGCGACGCGCCCCTCGAACCGCTGCATTATTCCTCCGTGCTGATGAAGACGTTCTTGAGCTCGGTGAAGGACTCCAGCGCGTCGGGTCCCAGCTCCCGGCCCAGGCCGGACTGCTTGAACCCGCCGAACGGCGTCCAGTAGCGCACCGACGAGTGCGAGTTCACCGAGAGGTTTCCGGCCTCGACCGCTCGCGACACCCGCAGTGCTCGTCCAACGTCGGATGTCCAGATCGACCCGGACAGTCCGTACTCGGTGTCGTTGGCCAGCCCGATCGCCGCCGCCTCGTCGGTGAACGGCACCACAGCGACCACCGGTCCGAAGATCTCCTCGGTGACCAGCGGATCCGTCGGTGAACGCGGGGTGACCACCGTCGGCGGGAACCAGAACCCCGGCCCCTCCGGCGCACTTCCGCGGAAGGCAACGGGGGTATCACGTGAGACGTAGGACGTCACACGTTCTCTGTGCTGCGCGGAGATGAGCGGGCCCATCTCGGTGCCCTCGGCGGCCGGGTCGCCGACGACCACGCCTTTGACGGCCGGTTCAAGCAGCTCCATGAACTTGTCGTAGACGTCCGCCTGCACGAGGATCCGGGACCGGGCGCAGCAGTCCTGACCGGCGTTGTCGAACACCCCGTAGGGCGCCGTCGCGGCGGCCTTCTCCAGGTCCGCGTCGGCGAAGACGATGTTCGCGTTCTTCCCGCCGAGCTCCAGCGTGACGCGCTTCACCTGCCCGGCACAGCCCGCCATGATCTGCTTGCCGACCGCGGTCGAGCCGGTGAAAACGACCTTCCGCACGGCCGGATGCGTGACGAACCGCTGACCCACCACCGCACCCGCGCCCGGCAGCACCTGGAAGACACCCTCCGGGACACCCGCCTCCCGCGCCAGCTCGGCGAGCCGCAGCGCGGTCAGCGGGGTCAGCTCGGCCGGTTTGAGCACGACGGTGTTCCCCGCCGCCAGCGCGGGCGCGAAGCCCCAGCCCGCGATCGGCATCGGGAAGTTCCAGGGAACGATGATCCCGACGACGCCCAGCGGCTCGTGGAACGTCACGTTCACCCCGCCGGGCACCGGAATCTGCTTGCCGTGCAAGCGTTCCGGCGCGGCCGCGTAGAAGTGCAGCACGTCACGGACGTTGCCGGCCTCCCATCGGGCGTTACCGATCGTGTGGCCGGAGTTGGTCACCTCCAACTGCGCGAGGTGCTCGATATCGGCGTCGACCGCGTCGGCGAACCGCCGCAGCAGCCGCGCCCGGTCGCCCGGCGCGACCGCACGCCAGCCGGGCAGCGCCGCCTGCGCCCGCGCGATCGCCGCGTCGGTCTCCTCCAGCGACGTCGGCTCCACCGACCGGACGACCTCCTCGGTCGCCGGGTTGATCACGTCCATGTGGCCTCCTGTGTGTTGCGGGGCACCCCCACCCGGGCTGGTCGCATGGCCGGTGTGTGCCGATCGCAGACCATCCGGCCGCCTCCACCAGTGCCGCGAACAGCCGCACGTCCTCGGTGTCCTGCTCCGGGTGCCACTGCACGCCCAGCACGAACCGCTCCCCGGGCACCTCCACGGCCTCGACGGTGCCGTCGGCCGCCCAGCCGACCGCCCGCAGATCGCCGCCGAGCGCGTCCACCGCCTGGTGGTGGTAGCACTGCCCTTTCGCTTCCGCACCGAGGATTCCCGCTGCGCGACTGCCCTCGGCGAGGGTGATCCGGTTGTGCCCGTACACCGCGGGCGAGGGCTGGTGCTCGTGATGCCCGACGACCTCGGGCAGGTGCTGGGTCAGCGTGCCACCAAAAGCCACGTTGAGCACCTGCATGCCGCGGCACACCCCCAGCACCGGCAGCCCGCGCGCGACGGCGTCGTGCACCAGGGCGAACTCGAACTCGTCCCGCTCCGGGCGGGACACCGACGTCTCGTGCGCCTCCTGCCCGTACCGGGCGGGGTCGACGTCCGCGCCGCCGGCGATCACCAGAGCGTCCACGGCGGACAGCGCCGAAGTGTCCGTACCCACAGCCGGAAGGAGAACCGGAACCCCGCCCGCCTTCACCACGGAGTCCACATAGGACCTCGGTAGCAGAGCCGCGGTGGTGTCCCACACCCCCCAGCGCGCGTTCTCCACGTAGGTGGAGATCCCGATCAGCCTAGAGCCGTTCGAAGCCACGGAAGCGCTCCCAGTCGGTGACGGCGGCGTCGAACGCGGTGAGTTCGACGCGGGCGGCGTTGAGGTAGTGCTCGACGACCCCGTCGCCGAACGCGGCCCGGGCGATCTTGCTGTCCGCCAGCAGCTGCGCCGCGTCCCGCAGGGTGGCCGGCACGGTCGGCCTGCCGGAACCGTAGGCGTTGCCGGTGAACTCCGGCTCCAGCGGCAGCTCGTTCTCGATCCCGTGCAGGCCCGCCGCGATCAGCGCCGCGACCGCGAGGTAGGGGTTCACGTCGCCGCCGGGCACCCGGTTCTCCACCCGCAGCGACTGCCCGTGCCCGACGACCCGCAGCGCGCACGTGCGGTTGTCCGTCCCCCAGGCGACGGCCGTCGGTGCGAAGCTGCCGGGCACGAACCGCTTGTAGGAGTTGATGTTCGGCGCCAGGAAGTAGGTCAGCTCACGCAGGCAGGCCAGCTGCCCGGCGAGGAAGTGCTCCATCAGCTTCGAGAAGCCGCCCGGCCCGTCCCCGGCGAGCACCGGGGCACCGTCGGCCGAGCGCAGGCTGATGTGGATGTGGCAGGAGTTGCCCTCGCGCTCGTTGTACTTCGCCATGAAGGTCAGGCTCTTGCCCTCCTGCGCGGCGATCTCCTTCGCCCCGGTCTTGTAGATGCTGTGGTTGTCGCATGTGGACAGTGCATCGGTGTAGCGGAACGCGATCTCCTGCTGGCCGGGGTTGCACTCGCCCTTCGCGGACTCGACGTACATCCCCGCCGCGCCCATCTCGTTGCGGATGCGGCGGAGCAGCGGCTCGAGCCGGGCCGTGCCCAGCATCGAGTAGTCCACATTGTACTGGTTCGCCGGGGTCAGCTCGCGGTAGCCGCGGCGCCAGGCCTGCTCGTAGGTGTCGTCGAAGACGATGAACTCCAGCTCGGTGCCGACGAACGCGGCGAGCCCGCGCTCGGCCAGCCTGTCCAGCTGACGGCGCAGCACCTGACGCGGGGAGGCCGGTACCTCGCCGCCCTCGACCCACTCGACGTCCGCGAGCACCAGCGCCGTGCCCTCCTGCCACGGGACGCGCCGCAACGTGGAGAAGTCCGGCCGCAGCACGAAGTCGCCGTACCCGCGCTCCCAGGACGACATCTCGTAGCCCTCGACGGTGTTCATGTCGACGTCCACCGCGAGGAGGTAGTTGCAGGCCTCGGTGGCGTGCGGCACGACCTCGTTGACGAAGTACTCGGCGGCGCAGCGCTTGCCCTGCAGCCGCCCCTGCATGTCGGTCATCGCGACCAGGACGGTGTCGAGCACGCCGTCCGCGGTCAGCCGGCGGAGTTCGTCGACGGTGAGCATGCCCCTGGCACTGTTCATCCGCACACCCTTCCGCGCAGTCGTTCATCCCGTCAAAGGACCACTATTGATCCATTGGCCGGCACTGTCAAGCGCACTAATTAGAGGCTAATCTCCAATACGTGGGGAGACCCCCGAGGCACAGTGAGGACGACCTGCTCGACGCGGCCGTCCGGCAGTTCGCGACGGCCGGCACGGGGGGTGTGACGATGGCCGCGGTCGCCCGCGCGACAGGCGCTCCCAGCGGCTCGGTCTACCACCGCTTCGCCGACCGGTCCGCGCTGCTCGCCGCGACCTGGTTGCGCACCGTCGGGCGCTTCCACGAGGACTACCTGCCGATCCTCCGGCAGGAGCCGCCCGTCGAGGCCGCCGTCGCCGCGACGGCACACGTGATCCGCTGGTGCCGGGCGCATCCGGACGAGGCGCAGGTGCTGTACGCGGGGAAGCGGGCGTTCGGCGACAGCGACTGGTCGGCCGCGGACAAGGCGGCCGCCGAGCGGACCGACCGGAACCTCGAACAGGCCTGGCGGGGGCTGCTGCGCCGGCTGCGACCGCTGACCGGCCACCGGACCGACGAGCTCCTGCTCGTGCTCGTCGACCTGCCCTACGGCGCCTTGCGCCGCCATCTCGAACAGGGCGAAGCACCGCCGGCCCGCACGATCGACCTGGTCACGCGCGCCGCCCGGACCCTGCTCACCAGCGAAGGGGAGACACGTGGCTGAGGAGATCATCGACGCCTGGATGCAGCAGCCGAACCAGCGGTTCATGGCCCAGCCGTGGCTGGAGACGTTGCTGCGCTGGACGGACATGGAGCGCGTGGTGCCGCCGGTCCCGGCGACGCTCGGCGCGATGGACCAGGCGGGGGTGCGCGTCGGCCTGCTGTCGGCGTGGCACGGCCCGAACGGCGTGCTGATCTCGAACGACGAGGTCGCGGAGCTGGTCGGCAGGCATCCGGACCGGTTCGCCGGCGTCGCGACGGTCGATCTCACCGATCCGGTCGGCGCGGTGCGCGAGATCCGCCGCTGCGTGCGGGACCTGGGGTTCGTCGGCGTGCGGGTCGTGCCGTGGCTGTGGAACCTGCCGCCCAACGACCGGCGCTACTACCCGGTGTACGTCGCCTGTGTGGAGGAGGACGTGCCGTTCTGCACGCAGATCGGGCACACCGGCCCGCTGTGCCCGTCCGAGCCGGGGCGGCCGATCCCGTACCTGGACGAGGTGCTGCTCGACTTCCCGCAGCTGGTCGTCGTCGGCGGGCACGTCGGCTACCCGTGGCTGGCGGAAGTCCTTTCGCTGGCCCGGAAGTACCCGAACTTCTACGTGGACACCTCGGCGTACGCGGTGCACCGGCTGCCACCGGAGCTGGTGGAGTTTCTGCGGGGTCGCGGGCGGACGCGGGTGTTGTTCGGCAGCAACTACCCGATGATCACGCCCGCCCAGTGCCTCAGGCGGCTGGACGAGCTGGGCCTGGGCGCCGAAGCACGGGAGCTGTTCCTCGGAGGCAACGCACGGCGCGTGTTCTCGCTACCGGTCTAGCAGCCGGCGGATCTCGGTCACGGCCGATCGTCCGGCGCGGTTCGCCCCGATCGTGCTGGCGGACGGGCCGTAGCCGACGAGGTGCAGGCGCGGGTCGGCGACCACCCGGGTGCCGGCCATCCGGATGCCGCCGCCCGGCGCCCGCAGGTGCAACGGCGCGAGGTGGTCGAGCGCGGCGCGGAAGCCGGTCGCCCACAGGATCACGTCGGCACGCTGCCCGGTGCCGTCCGGCCACACGATGCCGTCCCCGGTGAGGCGCTCGAACATCGGCTTGCGGTCGAGGATCCCCTGCTCGATCCCCCGGCGGACCTCGGGCGTGCGCACCAGTCCGGTCACGCTCACCACGCTGCCGGGCGGCAGCCCCTCGCGGACCCGGCGCTCGACCTTCGCGACCGCCCTGCGCCCGAGGCCCGGGGTGAAGTCGAGGTCGAACCACTCCGGCTCGCGCCGGGTGACCCAGGTGGTGCCGCTCGCGACCTCGGCGATCTCCAGCAGCAGCTGCACCCCGGAGGTACCGCCGCCGACCACCACGACGTGCTTGCCGCGGAACTCCTCGGCGCTCTGGAAGTCCGCGGTGTGCAGCTGGCGGCCGCGGAAGGTCTCCTGGCCCGGGTAGTGCGGCCAGAACGGGCGGTCCCAGGTGCCGGTCGCGTTGATCAGGGCGCGCGCGGACCAGGAACCGGTGGCACTCTCGACGAGCAGCCGCTCGCCCTCGTCCCGGACCGACAGCACGTCGACCGGACGCAGCACGGGAAGGTCGAAGGTGCGCTCGTACCGCCCGAAGTACTCGGACACGACGTCGGAGGCGGGCCGGTCGGGTTCGGGGTCGCCCAGCGCTATGCCCGGCAGGTCGTGGATGCCGTGCACCTTGCCCAGCCGCAGCGACGGCCACCGGTACTGCCACGCGCCGCCGGGCCGTTTGCCGTGGTCGAGCAGCACGAACCCGGAGTTGTTGCGGAAGCCGGTCCGCCGCAGGTGGTACGCCGCCGACAACCCGGCCTGCCCCGCACCGATCACCACCACGTCAGTTCGCACGTGGATGTAACGGCGGCGCCGGCGCGGTGCTTCCCGGAACCAGGCTCAGCGGCGGCGGATCGCCCGGAAGATCGCCAAGATCGCCAGCAGGCCCGCGACCCCGGCCAGCACGGGAGCCAACCGCTTCGCGACCGACGTGCCCGCCAGGTCGAACAGGTCGATGGCCTCGGCTTCCTTCGGCGCCGCGGGCTTCACGGCCTCGAGCTTCGGCTTCGTCTCGGTGGGCTGCCCCGTCGCGGCGACGGCTTCGGCCGCCGGCGGGGCAGCCGCCTCAGGGGCGGGCTCCTCCGATGCGCTCAGCTTGTTCGCCAGGTTCGTCGCGAACTGGTCCAGGATCTTGCCGCCGACCTCGGAGATCATGCCCCGGCCGAACTGCGCCGGACGCCCGGTCACGTTCAGGTCCGTCGCGACGGTCCCCTTGGTGTGGCCGCCGTCCTCGGTGAGCGTCACCGTGACGGTCGCGGCCGCGGTGCCCGCACCGCGGGAGTCCTTCCCGGAGGCCTTGATCACGATCTTGCGGGCGGCCTCGTCCTTCTCCAGGAACTCGCCTGCGCCCTTGTACAGCAACGAGATCGGCCCGAGCTTGACCTTGACCGTGCCGGTGAAGGAGTCACCTTCGACCTTCGTCAGCGTGGCACCCGGCATGCACGGCGCGACACTCTCCGGATCGGTGACGGCCTGCCACACCTTGGCGGGCGGCGCCGGAACGGTGAACTCGTGGTCAAGCCGCACGGCCTGACCTCCCTTCGTCGTCGGGATGTGCCCTGAAGGGCACCCTGACGGCACTTTACGCCGTCGGGGCACCCTTCAGGGCGAGCGAGCTACCCCGCGACCGCCGCGGAGACGGCCCGGCCGGTCAGCACCCGGGCCAGTTCCTGCCGGTACTCGATGTCGGCGTTGCCGTCCACCGTCGGGTTCGTCCCTTCCGCCGCGTGCGCGGCCGCGGCGCGGACGTTCTCCGCCGTCGCCGGCTGGCCGACCAGCGCCTGCTCGACGGCGCTGGCGCGGACCGGCGTGGCGGCCATGTTCGTCAGCCCGACCCGCGCTTCGGCGATGGCGTCGCCGTCGGTGCGGACCGTGACCGCGACGGCCACCATCGACCAGGCCTGTGCCACCCGGTTGAACTTCTCGTAGTGCGCGCGCCAGCCGGTGTGCTTGGGCACCCGGACCTCGACCAGGATCTCGGCCGGCGTCATCGACGTCGTGAAGAAGTCCTGGAAGAACTCGGCCGCGGGCACCGTGCGCCGCCCGTCCATGCCGGCGACGACCATCTCCGCGTCCAGCGCGAGTGCCGGGGCCAGCAGGTCACCGGCCGGGTCCGCGTGCGCGAGCGCACCGCCGAACGTGCCGCGGTGGCGCACCTGCGGGTCGGCCACCGTGTCGGTCGCCCTGGCCAGCAGCGCTGCGTGCTCGGCGATCAGGTGATCGCGCTGCACGTCGTAGTGCGTGGTCATGGCGCCGATGACCAGCGCGTCCCCGTCCTCGCGGACTCCGCGCAGCTCGGCGATCTTGCCGAGGTCGACGATCGTCGTGGGCGCGGCCAGCCGCATCCGCAGCACCGGCAGCAGGCTCTGCCCGCCCGCCAGCACCTTGGCGTCCTCGCCTGCGTCCGACAGCGCCTGGACCGCTTCGTCCACTGTGGACGGAGCTACGTAGTCGAAGGCAGCGGGGATCACTGGGCACCTCCAGAAGCGTCGATCGAACCCAAACCGCCGCCGGCCTCGCTGCCGAGCCCGCCGGCATCCTTCTGGCCGCGATGGACCGCGGCCCACACCCGCATCGGCGAGCACGGCATCTCGATGTCGTCGACACCCAGGTGCCGAACCGCGTCGACGACCGCGTTGACGACCGCCGGGGTGGAGGCGATCGTGCCCGCCTCGCCGACGCCCTTGACGCCCAGCGGGTTCGTGGTCGACGGCGTCTCCGTGCGGTCGGTCGTGAAGCTCGGCAGGTCCGCCGCCGAGGGCAGCAGGTAGTCGGCGAAGGTGCCCGTCGTCAGCGTGCCGCTCTCGTCGTACACCGCCTCCTCGAACAGCGCCTGCGCGATGCCCTGCGCGAGCCCGCCGTGGACCTGTCCCTCCACGATCAGCGGGTTCACCACCGACCCGATGTCGTCGACGCAGACGTAGGAGCGCAGGTTCACCCGCCCTGTCTCGGTGTCCACCTCGGCCGCGCACAGGTGCGTACCGTGCGGGAACGAGAAGTTCTCCGGGTCGAACACCGCGTCCGAGTCCAGCGTCGGCTCGATGCCGTCGGGCAGGTTGTGCGCCAGGAACGCCGAGAACGCGATGTCCTGGATGGTGGTGGACTTGTCGGTGCCGCGGACGGTGAACTTGCCCTGGGCGAACTCGAGGTCGTCCGGCGAGCACTCCATCAGGTGCGCGGCGATCGTGCGGGCCTTCGTCACGACCTTCTCCGCGGCCTTGACCACCGCGATCCCGCCTACCACCAGTGAGCGCGAACCGTAGGTGTCCAGGCCCTTCGCCGAGGACTGGGTGTCGCCGTGGAGGACCTCGACGTCCTCGAACGGCACGCCCAGCTGGTCGGCCACGATCTGGCTCCACGCCGTCTCGTGCCCCTGGCCGTGTGCGGAAGCCCCGGTGACCACCTCGACCTTGCCGGTGGCCAGCATCCGGATCGAGGCCGCCTCCCAGCCCCCGGCGCCGTAGTCGAGCGAGCCGACCACCCGCGACGGGGCCAAGCCGCACATCTCGGTGAAAGTCGAGATGCCGATGCCCAGCTGCACCGGGTCGTTCCGGTCGCGCCGCTCCTTCTGCTCCCGCCGCAGCCCGTCGTAGTCGAACAGCTGCATGGCCTTCTCGGTCGCCGCCTCGTAGTTGCCCGAGTCGTAGGTCAGCCCGGCGACCGTGGT
Proteins encoded in this region:
- a CDS encoding TetR/AcrR family transcriptional regulator, coding for MGRPPRHSEDDLLDAAVRQFATAGTGGVTMAAVARATGAPSGSVYHRFADRSALLAATWLRTVGRFHEDYLPILRQEPPVEAAVAATAHVIRWCRAHPDEAQVLYAGKRAFGDSDWSAADKAAAERTDRNLEQAWRGLLRRLRPLTGHRTDELLLVLVDLPYGALRRHLEQGEAPPARTIDLVTRAARTLLTSEGETRG
- a CDS encoding SRPBCC family protein, with amino-acid sequence MRLDHEFTVPAPPAKVWQAVTDPESVAPCMPGATLTKVEGDSFTGTVKVKLGPISLLYKGAGEFLEKDEAARKIVIKASGKDSRGAGTAAATVTVTLTEDGGHTKGTVATDLNVTGRPAQFGRGMISEVGGKILDQFATNLANKLSASEEPAPEAAAPPAAEAVAATGQPTETKPKLEAVKPAAPKEAEAIDLFDLAGTSVAKRLAPVLAGVAGLLAILAIFRAIRRR
- a CDS encoding 3-oxoacyl-ACP reductase, yielding MMQRFEGRVAVITGGGSGIGLATARRLAGEGAKIVIADVDAASGKAAADEVDGEFVAADVTSESQVEALFRTTVDRFGSVDVAFNNAGISPPEDDSILTTGLDAWKKVQEVNLTSVYLCCKYAIPHMQRQGKGSIVNTASFVAVMGAATSQISYTASKGGVLSMTRELGVQFAREGIRVNALCPGPVNTPLLQELFAKDPERAARRLVHVPMGRFADPTEIAAAVAFLASDDASFITAAQFLVDGGISGAYVTPI
- a CDS encoding FAD binding domain-containing protein — protein: MIPAAFDYVAPSTVDEAVQALSDAGEDAKVLAGGQSLLPVLRMRLAAPTTIVDLGKIAELRGVREDGDALVIGAMTTHYDVQRDHLIAEHAALLARATDTVADPQVRHRGTFGGALAHADPAGDLLAPALALDAEMVVAGMDGRRTVPAAEFFQDFFTTSMTPAEILVEVRVPKHTGWRAHYEKFNRVAQAWSMVAVAVTVRTDGDAIAEARVGLTNMAATPVRASAVEQALVGQPATAENVRAAAAHAAEGTNPTVDGNADIEYRQELARVLTGRAVSAAVAG
- a CDS encoding aldehyde dehydrogenase family protein, whose product is MDVINPATEEVVRSVEPTSLEETDAAIARAQAALPGWRAVAPGDRARLLRRFADAVDADIEHLAQLEVTNSGHTIGNARWEAGNVRDVLHFYAAAPERLHGKQIPVPGGVNVTFHEPLGVVGIIVPWNFPMPIAGWGFAPALAAGNTVVLKPAELTPLTALRLAELAREAGVPEGVFQVLPGAGAVVGQRFVTHPAVRKVVFTGSTAVGKQIMAGCAGQVKRVTLELGGKNANIVFADADLEKAAATAPYGVFDNAGQDCCARSRILVQADVYDKFMELLEPAVKGVVVGDPAAEGTEMGPLISAQHRERVTSYVSRDTPVAFRGSAPEGPGFWFPPTVVTPRSPTDPLVTEEIFGPVVAVVPFTDEAAAIGLANDTEYGLSGSIWTSDVGRALRVSRAVEAGNLSVNSHSSVRYWTPFGGFKQSGLGRELGPDALESFTELKNVFISTEE
- a CDS encoding glutamine synthetase family protein, whose amino-acid sequence is MNSARGMLTVDELRRLTADGVLDTVLVAMTDMQGRLQGKRCAAEYFVNEVVPHATEACNYLLAVDVDMNTVEGYEMSSWERGYGDFVLRPDFSTLRRVPWQEGTALVLADVEWVEGGEVPASPRQVLRRQLDRLAERGLAAFVGTELEFIVFDDTYEQAWRRGYRELTPANQYNVDYSMLGTARLEPLLRRIRNEMGAAGMYVESAKGECNPGQQEIAFRYTDALSTCDNHSIYKTGAKEIAAQEGKSLTFMAKYNEREGNSCHIHISLRSADGAPVLAGDGPGGFSKLMEHFLAGQLACLRELTYFLAPNINSYKRFVPGSFAPTAVAWGTDNRTCALRVVGHGQSLRVENRVPGGDVNPYLAVAALIAAGLHGIENELPLEPEFTGNAYGSGRPTVPATLRDAAQLLADSKIARAAFGDGVVEHYLNAARVELTAFDAAVTDWERFRGFERL
- a CDS encoding NAD(P)-binding domain-containing protein produces the protein MHVRTDVVVIGAGQAGLSAAYHLRRTGFRNNSGFVLLDHGKRPGGAWQYRWPSLRLGKVHGIHDLPGIALGDPEPDRPASDVVSEYFGRYERTFDLPVLRPVDVLSVRDEGERLLVESATGSWSARALINATGTWDRPFWPHYPGQETFRGRQLHTADFQSAEEFRGKHVVVVGGGTSGVQLLLEIAEVASGTTWVTRREPEWFDLDFTPGLGRRAVAKVERRVREGLPPGSVVSVTGLVRTPEVRRGIEQGILDRKPMFERLTGDGIVWPDGTGQRADVILWATGFRAALDHLAPLHLRAPGGGIRMAGTRVVADPRLHLVGYGPSASTIGANRAGRSAVTEIRRLLDR
- a CDS encoding amidohydrolase family protein; the protein is MAEEIIDAWMQQPNQRFMAQPWLETLLRWTDMERVVPPVPATLGAMDQAGVRVGLLSAWHGPNGVLISNDEVAELVGRHPDRFAGVATVDLTDPVGAVREIRRCVRDLGFVGVRVVPWLWNLPPNDRRYYPVYVACVEEDVPFCTQIGHTGPLCPSEPGRPIPYLDEVLLDFPQLVVVGGHVGYPWLAEVLSLARKYPNFYVDTSAYAVHRLPPELVEFLRGRGRTRVLFGSNYPMITPAQCLRRLDELGLGAEARELFLGGNARRVFSLPV